In Eleutherodactylus coqui strain aEleCoq1 chromosome 11, aEleCoq1.hap1, whole genome shotgun sequence, a single window of DNA contains:
- the LOC136582373 gene encoding para-nitrobenzyl esterase-like, producing the protein MIGRCVNTQGEVGSQCEYKRLVHSDDEEEQDTSLDKDLDIPDPSCISPTFKTMAALFGGIVILCLVAASLAYRSGNSPCTSVDVTTSCGKVRGQHCNKIYTFRGIPYASPPNGSLRWRPPQEPTCWSDTLDATKFKSMCAQVRTLSATGEVMGSEDCLYINVWTPSLNHDANLPVMVWIHGGYLLIFSGAETGYCPTEELAGYSQMVHVSFNYRLNAFGFMALQLLREGSPTNTSGNYGFMDQIAALKWVQKNIKSFGGNPNKVTIYGQSSGGTSVWTLMVSPLAKGLFHRGIDMSGSSVYKATMEEAEQINLVFLNHTGCRDAQCLWNLNISQILQSAPWIEYPNWAADDLCDLPQKGKFVGPLTVVDGYVVPAPPLDVWKQRKTGYSDVPYVIGTTLQETEFAPRYANISKWSAEDYHWFVNSLLNTFGGSLSAQALALYPTSEFCSQPERCVEKAYMTMVSDIRASCPNNVLARLAAETLTSPVYRYQVTYTPSRPTKINDLFPYNSYFAFHILDTVGFFGTLDFALGETSEDDRTFQRLMRKYLLHFAKEGTMPPEWPEYPDGTALLSTTLRVEKNYRSAQCALWENNDMFQYAWIN; encoded by the exons ATGATTGGCAGATGTGTGAACACGCAAGGAGAGGTGGGATCCCAATGTGAATATAAACGTTTGGTCCACTCTGATGATGAAGAAGAGCAGGACACATCTCTAGACAAGGACCTTGATATACCAGACCCTTCTTGCATCTCTCCAACTTTCAAGACTATGGCAGCCTTGTTTGGGGGTATCGTGATACTGTGCTTGGTGGCAGCCAGTTTGGCATATCGATCTGGAAATTCCCCATGCACCTCGGTAGATGTGACTACATCATGTGGCAAAGTACGTGGCCAGCACTGTAACAAGATTTATACCTTTAGAGGGATTCCATATGCAAGTCCTCCCAATGGATCATTACGCTGGAGACCCCCACAGGAACCTACCTGCTGGAGTGACACACTGGATGCTACCAAGTTCAAATCCATGTGTGCCCAAGTGAGGACTCTGAGTGCAACAGGTGAAGTGATGGGATCAGAAGATTGCCTCTATATCAATGTATGGACACCTTCACTGAATCACGATGCAAACTTACCTGTTATGGTCTGGATTCATGGTGGATATCTTCTCATCTTCAGTGGAGCTGAAACTGGATATTGTCCTACTGAGGAACTGGCTGGCTACAGTCAGATGGTCCATGTTAGCTTCAACTACCGTCTAAACGCATTCGGATTCATGGCTTTGCAGCTGCTGAGAGAAGGATCCCCCACCAATACTTCCG GTAATTATGGATTCATGGATCAGATTGCTGCACTAAAATGGGTACAGAAGAACATCAAGTCTTTTGGTGGAAATCCAAACAAAGTGACCATCTATGGGCAGAGCTCAG GAGGCACCTCAGTGTGGACATTGATGGTGTCACCTTTGGCCAAAGGTCTTTTTCACCGTGGCATAGACATGAGTGGATCATCTGTATATAAAGCCACTATGGAGGAGGCAGAACAGATCAACCTTGTATTCCTGAACCACACGGGCTGCCGGGATGCTCAGTGCTTGTGGAATCTCAATATAAGTCAAATCCTTCAG TCTGCCCCGTGGATTGAATACCCAAACTGGGCTGCAGACGACTTATGTGACCTACCGCAAAAAGGAAAATTTGTCGGCCCATTGACTGTGGTGGATGGATACGTGGTGCCTGCTCCTCCACTGGATGTATGGAAACAGAGAAAAACGGGTTACAGCGATGTGCCGTATGTGATTGGTACCACCCTTCAAGAAACAGAATTTGC CCCACGTTACGCCAATATATCTAAGTGGTCGGCCGAAGATTACCATTGGTTTGTGAATT CACTTCTGAACACATTTGGAGGAAGTCTTTCAGCCCAAGCCCTGGCTCTGTATCCCACCTCTGAGTTCTGCTCCCAGCCTGAACGATGTGTGGAGAAGGCTTACATGACTATGGTGTCAGACATCAGGGCTTCATGTCCTAACAATGTTCTGGCCCGACTAGCGGCAG AGACCCTGACCAGCCCAGTCTACCGCTACCAGGTCACCTACACTCCTTCCCGTCCAACTAAAATCAACGACCTCTTCCCCTACAACAGCTATTTCGCCTTCCACATACTGGATACAGTAGGATTTTTTGGAACACTGGACTTCGCTTTAGGGGAAACATCAGAAGATGACCGCACCTTCCAGAGACTGATGAGGAAATACTTATTACACTTTGCCAAAGAAG GGACCATGCCACCCGAGTGGCCCGAATATCCTGACGGGACTGCACTTCTATCTACGACGCTGCGAGTAGAGAAGAACTATCGCTCCGCTCAGTGTGCGCTGTGGGAGAACAACGACATGTTCCAATATGCCTGGATCAATTGA